From the genome of Leguminivora glycinivorella isolate SPB_JAAS2020 chromosome Z, LegGlyc_1.1, whole genome shotgun sequence, one region includes:
- the LOC125241073 gene encoding protein SERAC1, giving the protein MNMQERIKLVFKILKFSSFFGCSGFLVTYPFRLTYKSISKIVNSNVLATEKKHTPEYIYIDDPSYDLTVKMEEDKASRQSVGWNRIWKSLKHSLAWRLLWLCKHGNQEQRNIALVQLASFNNNKEWDCLKLAQAIDKNTAVLLARTRGADLRYFLPPPIHVRKAAKAPELLSYKFHDLILAVQTLQRHSCIQHFLSKYFANVQEQAMEADSIPAKPDTLSERELCLMCLEALHHHLSLFNNKNYEDDHSAKLLVKLGIMSCLAELFLRHPNDIDVDLGVLRVLTVLSVHTSLLTEFFENGLIRELSRLLQSGDIRLSSSAAVCLANLSGEYCYRPGLYLLHPLYRNTATPTCDTLLVHGLRGGVFVTWRQRDQSCKPIGILEGTLLDLECNEGVPKYIDQELQQVMEEIIELEDEALLANIEVVLEDLPIYSKRDQENASFYTVKNKRIGLIKERKDRCMYTSCWPKDWLPQDCNNLRIIGVNYLSSLSDWLERCPLQASDISARASELEPNLIEAGVGSRNTPIVWLAHSMGGLIVKQVLNVAAQSQDPQANKLCECTKAVFFYSTPHKGSAFATMPRAAAAVLWPSTDVRQLQENSPVLLDLHQSFLKYADRYNWETISFAESLPTLVTAFKVPVHFVEAVSADLGRGPFYQLPVDHLCICKPATRQSILYTTLLEVLLRVTNKDVSLKYTSIEWFFNILLETWQRKKRKLWKL; this is encoded by the coding sequence ATGAATATGCAAGAACGCATTaaattagtttttaaaatactgaaattttcatcattttttGGATGCAGTGGATTCTTAGTCACCTATCCTTTTCGACTAACGTATAAATCCATTAGTAAAATAGTGAATTCCAATGTTCTCGCCACGGAGAAAAAGCACACCCCCGAGTACATCTACATAGATGACCCCAGCTACGACCTGACCGTGAAGATGGAAGAAGACAAAGCTTCTAGGCAATCTGTGGGATGGAATCGTATTTGGAAAAGTTTAAAACATTCTCTAGCATGGCGATTACTATGGCTATGTAAACATGGGAACCAAGAGCAGCGAAACATCGCACTGGTACAGTTGGCTTCATTCAACAACAACAAGGAATGGGACTGCCTAAAACTTGCGCAGGCGATCGACAAGAACACCGCGGTGCTGCTGGCGCGCACGCGCGGCGCCGACCTCCGCTATTTCCTGCCTCCGCCAATACACGTAAGGAAAGCCGCCAAGGCGCCAGAACTACTCTCTTATAAATTTCACGATCTAATTTTAGCTGTCCAGACTCTACAGCGCCATAGTTGCATACAACACTTCTTATCTAAGTATTTTGCTAATGTTCAAGAGCAAGCAATGGAGGCTGACAGTATTCCTGCTAAGCCAGACACCTTAAGTGAACGTGAACTTTGCTTGATGTGCTTAGAGGCCTTGCATCACCATCTAagcttatttaataataagaatTATGAAGATGATCACTCTGCCAAATTGTTAGTAAAACTGGGCATAATGTCCTGTCTTGCAGAATTGTTTTTAAGGCATCCTAATGATATAGATGTGGATCTGGGAGTGCTAAGAGTTCTTACTGTATTAAGTGTTCATACTAGCCTCCTCACTGAATTCTTTGAAAATGGTCTCATCAGagaactatcaagattattacAATCCGGAGATATCAGGTTATCAAGCTCTGCAGCGGTATGTTTGGCGAACCTGTCTGGGGAGTATTGTTACCGTCCaggtttatatttattacatcCCCTGTATAGGAATACTGCAACTCCAACATGTGATACACTTCTGGTTCACGGATTAAGAGGTGGTGTTTTTGTGACCTGGAGGCAAAGAGATCAGTCCTGTAAGCCCATTGGTATTTTAGAGGGCACTCTGTTGGACCTTGAGTGTAATGAAGGTGTGCCAAAATATATAGATCAAGAGCTACAACAAGTAATGGAAGAAATAATAGAATTAGAAGATGAAGCCTTACTTGCCAATATAGAAGTAGTGCTAGAGGATCTGCCCATTTATTCCAAAAGAGACCAAGAAAATGCTTCCTTCTACACTGTAAAAAATAAGCGTATTGGGTTGATTAAAGAAAGGAAAGACCGCTGCATGTACACCTCTTGTTGGCCTAAGGATTGGCTTCCACAAGATTGTAATAATCTTAGGATCATTGGTGTAAATTATCTCAGCTCTTTATCAGACTGGCTAGAACGATGTCCTTTACAGGCATCTGATATATCAGCTCGGGCTTCTGAATTAGAACCTAATTTAATTGAAGCTGGAGTGGGCAGTCGAAATACACCAATAGTGTGGCTGGCTCACTCAATGGGTGGGCTCATAGTCAAACAAGTCCTCAATGTAGCTGCTCAAAGCCAGGATCCTCAAGCTAACAAACTGTGTGAATGTACCAAggcagtatttttttatagcacACCCCATAAAGGGAGTGCATTTGCAACCATGCCCAGAGCTGCTGCAGCAGTGTTGTGGCCATCTACAGATGTTCGCCAACTGCAAGAAAACTCGCCAGTATTATTAGACCTACATCAATCATTTCTCAAGTATGCTGACAGATATAACTGGGAAACAATAAGTTTTGCAGAAAGTTTACCTACTTTGGTAACAGCTTTCAAGGTTCCTGTACATTTTGTTGAGGCTGTATCAGCAGACTTAGGAAGAGGACCTTTCTACCAACTGCCTGTGGATCACTTGTGTATCTGTAAGCCTGCAACTAGGCAAAGTATTTTGTATACGACATTGTTAGAAGTCCTGTTAAGGGTAACAAACAAAGATGTATCACTAAAGTACACCAGTATAGaatggttttttaacattttattggAAACGTGGCAACGGAAAAAGCGGAAATTATGGAAGCTTTAA